One genomic segment of Tripterygium wilfordii isolate XIE 37 chromosome 9, ASM1340144v1, whole genome shotgun sequence includes these proteins:
- the LOC120006285 gene encoding protein LNK2 isoform X3 — MFDWNDEEISNIIWGKANESDDHIVPYPEGSDDCHEKKEWNQEASAIKPAEQKTAVPKIDGHAESAQSAKDPENFQSPNEDKEQSDFVDYGWANIGSFDDLDRIFSNDDAILGTVNLGNAVELWSSSKDITSSPLKSFSMSAGSPSSGLGVIKSSPELFETKKEYVEVDDKSCTLGYGKPEIPASHGLQNGQAVMDTGEYAKGKSKTKEKDQKMDLNPRGTVTNPQLGAENVGAPNEFSDQYVQADKQKKLLNPSGQFGNQFLSSTIQSSSPSVLSQQRQIQGSEALQYQRNSSSFVAPSAYGDAASSFSVIPVMSHVQPEELKHNPLLSGYEVSSVTANPVNKSGDAWVKSQTMTPQEKIEKLRRRQQMQALLAIQKQQQRQLGHQASTTDHAITRKCTQENQIQRVDGANLEVEDLSTLSSLDPNSPVEQDDSDIISLAVNDYAVEDTILFRLQDIVAKLDMKMRLCIRDSLFRLAQSSMQRHYTSDTSSSNKKDEQVAANEDINNSNRNANMPDVETETNPIDRTVAHLLFHRPVELSGQHPDTPESPVFTKLPRKLKSIALTNSPMGYLAESLQNKQNFSLQGSKNSSSFSDTYLVGQYRSTPCLDASEDASNSGHGNGTARNIEASRRRDSF; from the exons ATGTTTGATTGGAACGACGAAGAG atttcaaacataatatggGGTAAGGCCAATGAGAGTGATGATCATATTGTTCCTTATCCGGAGGGAAGTGATGATTGTCATGAAAAAAAGGAATGGAACCAAGAAGCTTCAGCCATCAAGCCTGCTGAACAGAAGACAGCTGTTCCCAAAATCGATGGTCATG CAGAGTCAGCTCAAAGTGCAAAGGATcctgaaaattttcaaagtccCAATGAAGACAAAGAACAGAGTGATTTTGTTGACTATGGCTGGGCGAACATTGGAAGCTTTGATGACCTCGATCGAATTTTTAG CAATGATGATGCAATACTTGGCACTGTTAACCTTGGTAATGCTGTTGAGCTATGGTCTTCCTCAAAAGATATAACTAGCAGCCCACTGAAGTCCTTTTCCATGTCTGCGGGGTCTCCAAGTTCAGGTTTAGGAGTAATAAAGAGTTCACCTGAACTATTTGAAACTAAAAAGGAGTATGTGGAAGTAGATGATAAGTCATGTACCCTTGGATATGGGAAACCAGAAATCCCTGCATCTCATGGTCTGCAGAATGGACAAGCTGTCATGGATACTGGGGAATATGCTAAAGGTAAAAGTAAGACCAAGGAGAAGGATCAG AAAATGGATCTCAATCCAAGGGGCACTGTAACAAACCCTCAACTTGGTGCTGAAAATGTTGGAGCCCCAAATGAATTTTCAGATCAG TATGTGCAGGCTGATAAGCAGAAAAAGCTTTTGAACCCATCTGGACAATTTGGGAACCAATTTTTATCTTCCACGATACAATCTTCTTCACCATCAGTTCTCAGTCAACAGAGACAGATTCAAGGATCTGAAGCTTTGCAATACCAGCGTAACTCCAGTTCATTTGTGGCTCCTTCTGCATATGGGGACGCTGCAAGTTCATTTTCTGTCATACCTGTGATGTCCCATGTTCAACCTGAGGAGCTGAAGCATAATCCTCTGCTTTCTGGTTATGAAGTTTCTTCAGTTACTGCAAATCCTGTAAACAAGTCTGGGGATGCTTGGGTAAAATCCCAGACTATGACACCTcaggaaaaaattgaaaaactaaGGAGGCGGCAGCAAATGCAGGCACTACTTGCTATTCAGAAACAGCAGCAGCGGCAGCTTGGCCACCAAGCCTCTACTACTGATCATGCCATCACTCGAAAGTGtacccaagaaaatcaaattcagcGTGTTGATGGAGCTAACCTTGAAGTCGAGGATCTAAGCACCCTTTCTTCTCTAGATCCAAACTCACCTGTAGAACAAGATGATTCCGATATAATCTCTCTCGCTGTAAATGATTATGCAGTGGAGGACACAATACTCTTCAGGCTTCAAGACATTGTTGCAAAG TTGGACATGAAAATGAGACTATGTATAAGAGATAGCTTGTTCCGGTTGGCTCAGAGTTCAATGCAAAGGCATTACACTAGTGATACTAGCAGTTCCAACAAAAAGGATGAGCAAGTTGCTGCTAATGAGGATATCAATAACAGTAACAG GAATGCTAATATGCCTGATGTGGAAACGGAGACTAATCCCATTGACCGGACTGTGGCTCATTTGCTGTTTCATAGACCTGTGGAATTGTCTGGACAACATCCTGATACTCCAGAATCGCCTGTCTTTACCAAGCTCCCACGCAAGCTCAAATCAATAGCCCTAACGAACTCTCCAATGGGGTACTTGGCCGAAAGTttgcaaaacaaacaaaactttTCGCTACAAGGATCCAAAAATTCTAGCTCGTTCTCCGACACCTATCTAGTAGGCCAATATAGAAGCACCCCTTGTTTAGATGCTTCAGAAGATGCGTCAAACAGTGGGCATGGGAACGGGACTGCCAGGAACATTGAGGCCTCTCGAAGAAGGGACTCATTTTAG
- the LOC120006285 gene encoding protein LNK2 isoform X4, with product MFDWNDEEISNIIWGKANESDDHIVPYPEGSDDCHEKKEWNQEASAIKPAEQKTAVPKIDGHESAQSAKDPENFQSPNEDKEQSDFVDYGWANIGSFDDLDRIFSNDDAILGTVNLGNAVELWSSSKDITSSPLKSFSMSAGSPSSGLGVIKSSPELFETKKEYVEVDDKSCTLGYGKPEIPASHGLQNGQAVMDTGEYAKGKSKTKEKDQKMDLNPRGTVTNPQLGAENVGAPNEFSDQYVQADKQKKLLNPSGQFGNQFLSSTIQSSSPSVLSQQRQIQGSEALQYQRNSSSFVAPSAYGDAASSFSVIPVMSHVQPEELKHNPLLSGYEVSSVTANPVNKSGDAWVKSQTMTPQEKIEKLRRRQQMQALLAIQKQQQRQLGHQASTTDHAITRKCTQENQIQRVDGANLEVEDLSTLSSLDPNSPVEQDDSDIISLAVNDYAVEDTILFRLQDIVAKLDMKMRLCIRDSLFRLAQSSMQRHYTSDTSSSNKKDEQVAANEDINNSNRNANMPDVETETNPIDRTVAHLLFHRPVELSGQHPDTPESPVFTKLPRKLKSIALTNSPMGYLAESLQNKQNFSLQGSKNSSSFSDTYLVGQYRSTPCLDASEDASNSGHGNGTARNIEASRRRDSF from the exons ATGTTTGATTGGAACGACGAAGAG atttcaaacataatatggGGTAAGGCCAATGAGAGTGATGATCATATTGTTCCTTATCCGGAGGGAAGTGATGATTGTCATGAAAAAAAGGAATGGAACCAAGAAGCTTCAGCCATCAAGCCTGCTGAACAGAAGACAGCTGTTCCCAAAATCGATGGTCATG AGTCAGCTCAAAGTGCAAAGGATcctgaaaattttcaaagtccCAATGAAGACAAAGAACAGAGTGATTTTGTTGACTATGGCTGGGCGAACATTGGAAGCTTTGATGACCTCGATCGAATTTTTAG CAATGATGATGCAATACTTGGCACTGTTAACCTTGGTAATGCTGTTGAGCTATGGTCTTCCTCAAAAGATATAACTAGCAGCCCACTGAAGTCCTTTTCCATGTCTGCGGGGTCTCCAAGTTCAGGTTTAGGAGTAATAAAGAGTTCACCTGAACTATTTGAAACTAAAAAGGAGTATGTGGAAGTAGATGATAAGTCATGTACCCTTGGATATGGGAAACCAGAAATCCCTGCATCTCATGGTCTGCAGAATGGACAAGCTGTCATGGATACTGGGGAATATGCTAAAGGTAAAAGTAAGACCAAGGAGAAGGATCAG AAAATGGATCTCAATCCAAGGGGCACTGTAACAAACCCTCAACTTGGTGCTGAAAATGTTGGAGCCCCAAATGAATTTTCAGATCAG TATGTGCAGGCTGATAAGCAGAAAAAGCTTTTGAACCCATCTGGACAATTTGGGAACCAATTTTTATCTTCCACGATACAATCTTCTTCACCATCAGTTCTCAGTCAACAGAGACAGATTCAAGGATCTGAAGCTTTGCAATACCAGCGTAACTCCAGTTCATTTGTGGCTCCTTCTGCATATGGGGACGCTGCAAGTTCATTTTCTGTCATACCTGTGATGTCCCATGTTCAACCTGAGGAGCTGAAGCATAATCCTCTGCTTTCTGGTTATGAAGTTTCTTCAGTTACTGCAAATCCTGTAAACAAGTCTGGGGATGCTTGGGTAAAATCCCAGACTATGACACCTcaggaaaaaattgaaaaactaaGGAGGCGGCAGCAAATGCAGGCACTACTTGCTATTCAGAAACAGCAGCAGCGGCAGCTTGGCCACCAAGCCTCTACTACTGATCATGCCATCACTCGAAAGTGtacccaagaaaatcaaattcagcGTGTTGATGGAGCTAACCTTGAAGTCGAGGATCTAAGCACCCTTTCTTCTCTAGATCCAAACTCACCTGTAGAACAAGATGATTCCGATATAATCTCTCTCGCTGTAAATGATTATGCAGTGGAGGACACAATACTCTTCAGGCTTCAAGACATTGTTGCAAAG TTGGACATGAAAATGAGACTATGTATAAGAGATAGCTTGTTCCGGTTGGCTCAGAGTTCAATGCAAAGGCATTACACTAGTGATACTAGCAGTTCCAACAAAAAGGATGAGCAAGTTGCTGCTAATGAGGATATCAATAACAGTAACAG GAATGCTAATATGCCTGATGTGGAAACGGAGACTAATCCCATTGACCGGACTGTGGCTCATTTGCTGTTTCATAGACCTGTGGAATTGTCTGGACAACATCCTGATACTCCAGAATCGCCTGTCTTTACCAAGCTCCCACGCAAGCTCAAATCAATAGCCCTAACGAACTCTCCAATGGGGTACTTGGCCGAAAGTttgcaaaacaaacaaaactttTCGCTACAAGGATCCAAAAATTCTAGCTCGTTCTCCGACACCTATCTAGTAGGCCAATATAGAAGCACCCCTTGTTTAGATGCTTCAGAAGATGCGTCAAACAGTGGGCATGGGAACGGGACTGCCAGGAACATTGAGGCCTCTCGAAGAAGGGACTCATTTTAG
- the LOC120006285 gene encoding protein LNK2 isoform X1, producing the protein MFDWNDEEISNIIWGKANESDDHIVPYPEGSDDCHEKKEWNQEASAIKPAEQKTAVPKIDGHGKKLDSSPNLTVNGGISTSGFYLDSWPSLSSSNATKTDLDPLAESAQSAKDPENFQSPNEDKEQSDFVDYGWANIGSFDDLDRIFSNDDAILGTVNLGNAVELWSSSKDITSSPLKSFSMSAGSPSSGLGVIKSSPELFETKKEYVEVDDKSCTLGYGKPEIPASHGLQNGQAVMDTGEYAKGKSKTKEKDQKMDLNPRGTVTNPQLGAENVGAPNEFSDQYVQADKQKKLLNPSGQFGNQFLSSTIQSSSPSVLSQQRQIQGSEALQYQRNSSSFVAPSAYGDAASSFSVIPVMSHVQPEELKHNPLLSGYEVSSVTANPVNKSGDAWVKSQTMTPQEKIEKLRRRQQMQALLAIQKQQQRQLGHQASTTDHAITRKCTQENQIQRVDGANLEVEDLSTLSSLDPNSPVEQDDSDIISLAVNDYAVEDTILFRLQDIVAKLDMKMRLCIRDSLFRLAQSSMQRHYTSDTSSSNKKDEQVAANEDINNSNRNANMPDVETETNPIDRTVAHLLFHRPVELSGQHPDTPESPVFTKLPRKLKSIALTNSPMGYLAESLQNKQNFSLQGSKNSSSFSDTYLVGQYRSTPCLDASEDASNSGHGNGTARNIEASRRRDSF; encoded by the exons ATGTTTGATTGGAACGACGAAGAG atttcaaacataatatggGGTAAGGCCAATGAGAGTGATGATCATATTGTTCCTTATCCGGAGGGAAGTGATGATTGTCATGAAAAAAAGGAATGGAACCAAGAAGCTTCAGCCATCAAGCCTGCTGAACAGAAGACAGCTGTTCCCAAAATCGATGGTCATGGTAAGAAGCTGGATAGCAGTCCAAACTTGACCGTAAATGGAGGAATTTCTACCTCAGGATTTTATTTGGACTCCTGGCCCAGTCTGTCTTCATCTAATGCTACCAAAACTGATCTTGATCCCTTGG CAGAGTCAGCTCAAAGTGCAAAGGATcctgaaaattttcaaagtccCAATGAAGACAAAGAACAGAGTGATTTTGTTGACTATGGCTGGGCGAACATTGGAAGCTTTGATGACCTCGATCGAATTTTTAG CAATGATGATGCAATACTTGGCACTGTTAACCTTGGTAATGCTGTTGAGCTATGGTCTTCCTCAAAAGATATAACTAGCAGCCCACTGAAGTCCTTTTCCATGTCTGCGGGGTCTCCAAGTTCAGGTTTAGGAGTAATAAAGAGTTCACCTGAACTATTTGAAACTAAAAAGGAGTATGTGGAAGTAGATGATAAGTCATGTACCCTTGGATATGGGAAACCAGAAATCCCTGCATCTCATGGTCTGCAGAATGGACAAGCTGTCATGGATACTGGGGAATATGCTAAAGGTAAAAGTAAGACCAAGGAGAAGGATCAG AAAATGGATCTCAATCCAAGGGGCACTGTAACAAACCCTCAACTTGGTGCTGAAAATGTTGGAGCCCCAAATGAATTTTCAGATCAG TATGTGCAGGCTGATAAGCAGAAAAAGCTTTTGAACCCATCTGGACAATTTGGGAACCAATTTTTATCTTCCACGATACAATCTTCTTCACCATCAGTTCTCAGTCAACAGAGACAGATTCAAGGATCTGAAGCTTTGCAATACCAGCGTAACTCCAGTTCATTTGTGGCTCCTTCTGCATATGGGGACGCTGCAAGTTCATTTTCTGTCATACCTGTGATGTCCCATGTTCAACCTGAGGAGCTGAAGCATAATCCTCTGCTTTCTGGTTATGAAGTTTCTTCAGTTACTGCAAATCCTGTAAACAAGTCTGGGGATGCTTGGGTAAAATCCCAGACTATGACACCTcaggaaaaaattgaaaaactaaGGAGGCGGCAGCAAATGCAGGCACTACTTGCTATTCAGAAACAGCAGCAGCGGCAGCTTGGCCACCAAGCCTCTACTACTGATCATGCCATCACTCGAAAGTGtacccaagaaaatcaaattcagcGTGTTGATGGAGCTAACCTTGAAGTCGAGGATCTAAGCACCCTTTCTTCTCTAGATCCAAACTCACCTGTAGAACAAGATGATTCCGATATAATCTCTCTCGCTGTAAATGATTATGCAGTGGAGGACACAATACTCTTCAGGCTTCAAGACATTGTTGCAAAG TTGGACATGAAAATGAGACTATGTATAAGAGATAGCTTGTTCCGGTTGGCTCAGAGTTCAATGCAAAGGCATTACACTAGTGATACTAGCAGTTCCAACAAAAAGGATGAGCAAGTTGCTGCTAATGAGGATATCAATAACAGTAACAG GAATGCTAATATGCCTGATGTGGAAACGGAGACTAATCCCATTGACCGGACTGTGGCTCATTTGCTGTTTCATAGACCTGTGGAATTGTCTGGACAACATCCTGATACTCCAGAATCGCCTGTCTTTACCAAGCTCCCACGCAAGCTCAAATCAATAGCCCTAACGAACTCTCCAATGGGGTACTTGGCCGAAAGTttgcaaaacaaacaaaactttTCGCTACAAGGATCCAAAAATTCTAGCTCGTTCTCCGACACCTATCTAGTAGGCCAATATAGAAGCACCCCTTGTTTAGATGCTTCAGAAGATGCGTCAAACAGTGGGCATGGGAACGGGACTGCCAGGAACATTGAGGCCTCTCGAAGAAGGGACTCATTTTAG
- the LOC120006285 gene encoding protein LNK2 isoform X2 has product MFDWNDEEISNIIWGKANESDDHIVPYPEGSDDCHEKKEWNQEASAIKPAEQKTAVPKIDGHGKKLDSSPNLTVNGGISTSGFYLDSWPSLSSSNATKTDLDPLESAQSAKDPENFQSPNEDKEQSDFVDYGWANIGSFDDLDRIFSNDDAILGTVNLGNAVELWSSSKDITSSPLKSFSMSAGSPSSGLGVIKSSPELFETKKEYVEVDDKSCTLGYGKPEIPASHGLQNGQAVMDTGEYAKGKSKTKEKDQKMDLNPRGTVTNPQLGAENVGAPNEFSDQYVQADKQKKLLNPSGQFGNQFLSSTIQSSSPSVLSQQRQIQGSEALQYQRNSSSFVAPSAYGDAASSFSVIPVMSHVQPEELKHNPLLSGYEVSSVTANPVNKSGDAWVKSQTMTPQEKIEKLRRRQQMQALLAIQKQQQRQLGHQASTTDHAITRKCTQENQIQRVDGANLEVEDLSTLSSLDPNSPVEQDDSDIISLAVNDYAVEDTILFRLQDIVAKLDMKMRLCIRDSLFRLAQSSMQRHYTSDTSSSNKKDEQVAANEDINNSNRNANMPDVETETNPIDRTVAHLLFHRPVELSGQHPDTPESPVFTKLPRKLKSIALTNSPMGYLAESLQNKQNFSLQGSKNSSSFSDTYLVGQYRSTPCLDASEDASNSGHGNGTARNIEASRRRDSF; this is encoded by the exons ATGTTTGATTGGAACGACGAAGAG atttcaaacataatatggGGTAAGGCCAATGAGAGTGATGATCATATTGTTCCTTATCCGGAGGGAAGTGATGATTGTCATGAAAAAAAGGAATGGAACCAAGAAGCTTCAGCCATCAAGCCTGCTGAACAGAAGACAGCTGTTCCCAAAATCGATGGTCATGGTAAGAAGCTGGATAGCAGTCCAAACTTGACCGTAAATGGAGGAATTTCTACCTCAGGATTTTATTTGGACTCCTGGCCCAGTCTGTCTTCATCTAATGCTACCAAAACTGATCTTGATCCCTTGG AGTCAGCTCAAAGTGCAAAGGATcctgaaaattttcaaagtccCAATGAAGACAAAGAACAGAGTGATTTTGTTGACTATGGCTGGGCGAACATTGGAAGCTTTGATGACCTCGATCGAATTTTTAG CAATGATGATGCAATACTTGGCACTGTTAACCTTGGTAATGCTGTTGAGCTATGGTCTTCCTCAAAAGATATAACTAGCAGCCCACTGAAGTCCTTTTCCATGTCTGCGGGGTCTCCAAGTTCAGGTTTAGGAGTAATAAAGAGTTCACCTGAACTATTTGAAACTAAAAAGGAGTATGTGGAAGTAGATGATAAGTCATGTACCCTTGGATATGGGAAACCAGAAATCCCTGCATCTCATGGTCTGCAGAATGGACAAGCTGTCATGGATACTGGGGAATATGCTAAAGGTAAAAGTAAGACCAAGGAGAAGGATCAG AAAATGGATCTCAATCCAAGGGGCACTGTAACAAACCCTCAACTTGGTGCTGAAAATGTTGGAGCCCCAAATGAATTTTCAGATCAG TATGTGCAGGCTGATAAGCAGAAAAAGCTTTTGAACCCATCTGGACAATTTGGGAACCAATTTTTATCTTCCACGATACAATCTTCTTCACCATCAGTTCTCAGTCAACAGAGACAGATTCAAGGATCTGAAGCTTTGCAATACCAGCGTAACTCCAGTTCATTTGTGGCTCCTTCTGCATATGGGGACGCTGCAAGTTCATTTTCTGTCATACCTGTGATGTCCCATGTTCAACCTGAGGAGCTGAAGCATAATCCTCTGCTTTCTGGTTATGAAGTTTCTTCAGTTACTGCAAATCCTGTAAACAAGTCTGGGGATGCTTGGGTAAAATCCCAGACTATGACACCTcaggaaaaaattgaaaaactaaGGAGGCGGCAGCAAATGCAGGCACTACTTGCTATTCAGAAACAGCAGCAGCGGCAGCTTGGCCACCAAGCCTCTACTACTGATCATGCCATCACTCGAAAGTGtacccaagaaaatcaaattcagcGTGTTGATGGAGCTAACCTTGAAGTCGAGGATCTAAGCACCCTTTCTTCTCTAGATCCAAACTCACCTGTAGAACAAGATGATTCCGATATAATCTCTCTCGCTGTAAATGATTATGCAGTGGAGGACACAATACTCTTCAGGCTTCAAGACATTGTTGCAAAG TTGGACATGAAAATGAGACTATGTATAAGAGATAGCTTGTTCCGGTTGGCTCAGAGTTCAATGCAAAGGCATTACACTAGTGATACTAGCAGTTCCAACAAAAAGGATGAGCAAGTTGCTGCTAATGAGGATATCAATAACAGTAACAG GAATGCTAATATGCCTGATGTGGAAACGGAGACTAATCCCATTGACCGGACTGTGGCTCATTTGCTGTTTCATAGACCTGTGGAATTGTCTGGACAACATCCTGATACTCCAGAATCGCCTGTCTTTACCAAGCTCCCACGCAAGCTCAAATCAATAGCCCTAACGAACTCTCCAATGGGGTACTTGGCCGAAAGTttgcaaaacaaacaaaactttTCGCTACAAGGATCCAAAAATTCTAGCTCGTTCTCCGACACCTATCTAGTAGGCCAATATAGAAGCACCCCTTGTTTAGATGCTTCAGAAGATGCGTCAAACAGTGGGCATGGGAACGGGACTGCCAGGAACATTGAGGCCTCTCGAAGAAGGGACTCATTTTAG